In a single window of the Hoyosella subflava DQS3-9A1 genome:
- a CDS encoding SigB/SigF/SigG family RNA polymerase sigma factor, protein MTNDDYADVVPLLRELSAIPENTPDHGELRDKIIVRCLPLAQNIARRFAGRGEDPEDLLQVARLGLVNAVERFDAERNSEFLAFAVPTIMGEVRRYFRDSSSAIRLPRRLQELRAQIAAATPELTQRLGRSVTTSEIAAELGESFGDVAEAIAAAATSHMVPLDADSNDDGSAAGRWERIGINDERLETVDDQQLLLPAIAELPEREREMMRLRFIEQQTQSQIAQRFEISQVHVSRLLDKAMRLIRERISDSE, encoded by the coding sequence GTGACGAACGACGACTACGCCGACGTCGTCCCATTATTGAGGGAACTCTCGGCGATTCCTGAAAATACACCGGATCATGGTGAGTTGCGCGACAAAATCATCGTGCGCTGTCTTCCGCTCGCCCAGAACATCGCCCGGCGATTCGCGGGCCGCGGTGAGGACCCGGAAGACCTTCTTCAGGTTGCTCGCCTCGGCCTGGTGAATGCAGTGGAGCGGTTCGATGCGGAGCGTAATTCCGAGTTCCTCGCATTCGCTGTACCGACCATCATGGGGGAGGTTCGACGCTATTTCCGAGACAGTTCTTCAGCGATCCGACTGCCGCGGAGACTGCAAGAACTTCGTGCGCAGATCGCTGCGGCCACCCCAGAGTTGACGCAGAGGCTTGGCAGATCCGTGACTACAAGCGAAATCGCAGCCGAACTGGGTGAATCATTCGGGGATGTGGCTGAAGCCATCGCGGCGGCGGCGACGTCGCATATGGTACCTCTCGATGCTGATTCCAACGATGACGGCTCCGCCGCGGGCCGGTGGGAGCGTATTGGCATCAATGATGAGCGGCTCGAAACGGTGGATGATCAACAGCTATTGTTACCTGCGATTGCTGAACTCCCAGAACGCGAGCGGGAGATGATGCGACTTCGATTCATCGAACAGCAGACTCAAAGCCAGATCGCTCAGCGATTCGAAATCTCCCAGGTGCACGTGTCTCGCCTGCTCGATAAGGCGATGCGGCTGATTCGGGAACGCATTTCCGATTCCGAATGA
- a CDS encoding ATP-binding protein has translation MTDGVGFDHNAEERVELRFPATLTQLSLARLVTVAVMTRADFDGDSVEDLRMAVDEACTQLIATASEDGEVHCVFVSTDEGVTVTAGVTPSGNSELQRTGLGWHIIEALTDSAVVRSLPAGAVSGGDSARTSVIELQKRKCGVKG, from the coding sequence ATGACCGACGGCGTGGGGTTTGACCACAACGCCGAGGAACGAGTCGAGCTGCGTTTCCCGGCAACCCTGACTCAGCTTTCTCTTGCTCGTCTAGTCACAGTGGCCGTCATGACGCGCGCGGATTTCGACGGTGACTCCGTTGAGGATCTGCGGATGGCCGTGGATGAGGCGTGCACCCAGCTTATCGCTACTGCATCTGAAGATGGCGAAGTTCATTGTGTGTTTGTTTCGACGGACGAGGGTGTGACCGTCACAGCAGGCGTCACCCCCAGCGGCAATTCTGAGCTGCAAAGGACGGGTCTTGGTTGGCACATTATCGAAGCGCTGACGGATTCCGCAGTCGTCCGTTCCCTCCCGGCCGGTGCGGTTTCGGGCGGCGATAGTGCACGAACGTCAGTCATCGAGTTGCAGAAGCGGAAGTGTGGCGTCAAAGGGTGA
- a CDS encoding STAS domain-containing protein, translating to MRSYSTRIYATAVADAHVSAERTFSGAVIIRISGEIDATNALDVWSSLAPHLETGGPRIFDLTGITFLGVSGAEVLLRAADRLMDHGTRFATVGSRAVRHLLCAAELDEKLNVMRGVSDAVHKLSHHPTVQVLEQTS from the coding sequence ATGAGGTCATACTCAACACGTATCTACGCGACGGCAGTAGCGGACGCGCATGTCTCAGCCGAACGCACCTTCAGCGGGGCGGTCATCATCCGGATCTCGGGTGAGATCGACGCGACCAACGCGCTCGACGTCTGGAGTTCACTGGCGCCCCACCTCGAAACCGGTGGACCCCGCATCTTCGACCTCACTGGCATCACTTTCCTCGGCGTGAGCGGCGCCGAGGTGCTGCTGCGCGCAGCTGACAGGCTCATGGACCACGGCACGCGGTTCGCGACGGTCGGTAGCCGCGCGGTTCGCCACCTGCTGTGCGCCGCAGAACTCGACGAGAAGCTCAACGTCATGCGCGGCGTCAGCGACGCCGTGCACAAGCTTTCACACCACCCAACGGTTCAGGTTCTCGAGCAGACCTCATAA
- a CDS encoding GAF and ANTAR domain-containing protein — protein sequence MTESQTRPDLAALLADAAMSMGGEPNYDATLEAIVREAQKSIPGTDEAGLSLLSSGRIKTAAPSSDFVEHIDQFQYQFGEGPCLDAILEADFFRTNNMAAESRWPRFAPAAVREGVQSMLAFRLHSDGQILGALNLYSRHRDAFDNEAIYTGQPFAAHASIALSHSREKVQLLEALDNRDVIGMAKGILMERFKIDDERAFSLLVNLSQRSQEKLRTVASNVVAEARSAVP from the coding sequence ATGACGGAATCGCAGACTCGCCCGGATCTTGCTGCCTTACTCGCCGACGCCGCAATGTCTATGGGCGGTGAACCAAACTACGACGCTACGCTCGAGGCGATCGTCAGAGAGGCGCAGAAAAGCATCCCAGGGACTGACGAGGCCGGTCTATCGCTCCTCTCCAGCGGACGGATCAAAACTGCTGCGCCGTCCTCAGATTTCGTTGAGCATATAGACCAGTTCCAATACCAATTTGGCGAGGGCCCGTGCCTCGACGCGATTCTGGAGGCGGACTTCTTCCGCACCAATAACATGGCTGCCGAATCACGCTGGCCGCGTTTCGCGCCCGCCGCGGTCAGGGAAGGTGTGCAGTCCATGCTGGCGTTTCGCCTGCACTCAGACGGCCAGATTCTTGGCGCGCTGAACCTCTACTCACGCCATCGGGATGCCTTCGACAACGAAGCTATCTACACCGGACAGCCCTTCGCTGCACACGCCTCGATCGCCCTCTCCCATTCACGAGAGAAGGTCCAGCTACTCGAAGCGCTCGACAACCGAGACGTGATCGGTATGGCCAAGGGAATTCTCATGGAGCGCTTCAAGATTGACGACGAGCGCGCGTTTTCATTGCTCGTCAACCTCTCCCAGCGCAGCCAGGAGAAACTACGCACCGTGGCATCGAACGTCGTCGCCGAAGCCCGATCCGCTGTACCGTAA
- a CDS encoding DUF732 domain-containing protein: MNTRFIQKSFAAAAIVALAAVVPACGSDDNGSDAEETTTNAVGGAVDAIVDLAFVSALRNQYPDVAADMTDEEILSAAEDVCDDVRDGDDREDLIDSVRDSFESGDAEIDDARADQILNLLQSTGC, from the coding sequence GTGAACACTCGCTTCATTCAAAAATCATTCGCCGCCGCTGCGATCGTTGCGCTCGCCGCAGTGGTGCCTGCTTGCGGTTCGGACGACAACGGAAGTGACGCGGAGGAAACCACGACCAATGCAGTTGGAGGTGCCGTGGATGCGATCGTCGATCTCGCCTTCGTCTCGGCACTGCGAAACCAGTATCCAGATGTTGCCGCCGACATGACGGACGAGGAAATCCTCTCTGCGGCCGAGGATGTCTGCGACGACGTGCGCGATGGCGACGATCGGGAAGATCTCATTGACTCGGTGCGCGACTCGTTCGAGTCGGGCGACGCCGAAATCGACGATGCCCGTGCGGATCAGATCCTGAACTTGCTTCAGTCGACAGGCTGCTGA
- a CDS encoding RNase H family protein, with product MLYSKLQHLLRPAPPLESRTSNNCAGQWYGVVRTFTSDQVTDTAVRTVSRAVAAVSDGTFVTLRHFARENPRGNGRDLSSLGLAGVDAFEYLYKLVEGRPRTLHVYLHQEPLRDLFLPAVAAFPQSEIAVEADDPVLARLNQIAGHWVDGEVHRCQAQCAGVARSEPRRNVVATDASLRARHKGAGIACVSTDGVAQSRFRPNTGRVDVAELLAVELALDTFPANEPLHILMDSQTALGYVKNGSYLHDHAVIEVLARVDIKRSGRVVTFDWVRGHNGHPLNEAAHRLAVAARRCHTSHVSADARRRIISGILSDLG from the coding sequence GTGCTGTACAGCAAGCTGCAGCATCTGCTGCGCCCTGCTCCTCCGCTAGAAAGTCGCACCTCCAACAATTGCGCTGGCCAATGGTATGGCGTCGTTCGGACGTTCACCTCTGATCAGGTGACAGACACAGCCGTACGGACGGTTTCGCGCGCGGTCGCGGCCGTCAGCGACGGTACGTTCGTCACTCTCAGACATTTTGCGCGAGAGAATCCGCGCGGCAACGGCCGTGATCTTTCGTCGCTGGGCCTAGCGGGAGTGGACGCCTTCGAGTACCTCTACAAGCTTGTCGAAGGCCGTCCGCGCACTCTCCACGTTTATCTGCATCAGGAACCTCTGCGCGACCTGTTCCTCCCTGCCGTGGCAGCTTTTCCCCAGTCTGAAATCGCCGTGGAAGCGGATGACCCGGTACTCGCCCGGCTGAATCAAATCGCGGGGCACTGGGTCGACGGCGAAGTGCATAGGTGTCAAGCCCAGTGCGCGGGCGTCGCACGGTCCGAGCCGCGACGGAATGTCGTCGCTACCGATGCCTCGCTGCGCGCACGACATAAGGGCGCCGGCATCGCATGCGTGAGTACCGACGGTGTCGCACAGTCCAGGTTCCGCCCGAATACTGGTCGAGTGGATGTTGCGGAGCTCTTGGCGGTCGAGCTCGCCCTGGACACGTTTCCCGCAAATGAGCCGCTCCATATTCTGATGGACAGCCAAACCGCACTCGGATATGTGAAAAATGGCTCGTACCTGCACGACCACGCGGTGATCGAAGTGCTCGCACGTGTTGATATCAAGCGCTCCGGGCGGGTCGTGACGTTCGATTGGGTGCGCGGGCACAACGGGCACCCGCTCAATGAAGCAGCGCATAGGCTTGCTGTGGCTGCGCGACGCTGTCACACCAGTCACGTCAGCGCCGATGCGCGCAGGCGCATCATTTCGGGTATTTTGTCGGATCTTGGCTGA
- a CDS encoding EXLDI protein produces MPNKTIYVADDDLPLFQRAQELVGGNLSGAVVAALRRFIELEEGRQEGFDEVVLKVGHNGVRQVRFSGTLLGEWRDLNERRIEHIRVYRGRKGKFAMHAQRSNWAEYPTDINWLKDLKNWRRMLSVGDQDWGDFTLTITDSIEELREHLPGKFYERVAGVADLPQIEDLDI; encoded by the coding sequence ATGCCCAACAAGACCATTTATGTCGCCGACGACGATCTGCCGCTCTTTCAGCGCGCTCAAGAACTGGTCGGCGGAAACCTCTCCGGAGCGGTCGTGGCAGCTCTGCGCCGATTCATCGAACTCGAGGAAGGACGACAAGAAGGATTCGACGAAGTGGTCCTCAAGGTCGGCCACAACGGCGTTCGCCAGGTGCGGTTCTCCGGCACGCTGCTTGGCGAGTGGCGCGATCTCAATGAGCGCCGCATCGAGCACATACGGGTGTATCGCGGCCGGAAGGGGAAGTTTGCGATGCACGCCCAGCGCTCCAACTGGGCCGAGTACCCGACTGACATCAACTGGCTGAAAGACCTGAAGAACTGGCGCCGCATGCTAAGCGTCGGTGATCAGGACTGGGGCGACTTCACGCTGACAATCACGGACTCGATCGAAGAACTCCGCGAACACCTGCCAGGCAAGTTTTACGAGCGAGTAGCTGGTGTTGCCGACCTGCCACAGATTGAGGACCTCGACATCTAA
- a CDS encoding daunorubicin resistance protein DrrA family ABC transporter ATP-binding protein, with protein sequence MTATTRRPAISVTGLHKSFGEHIVLDGIDLTIGEGTIFSLLGPNGAGKTTTVQILSTLIQADSGVIQIDGHDLASERHSVRAAIGVTGQFSAVDELLTGRENLILMGDLHHLARRESRRLADELLERFSLTEAGNRVASSYSGGMTRRLDLAMTLVGDPRIIFLDEPTTGLDPRSRRTMWEIIRGLVATGVTIFLTTQYLEEADQLADRIAVLDQGKIVAEGTPAELKRLVPGGHIRLQFTDRAGLEAAASLLNTGARDDEKLSLAVPSDGGVRSLRSVLDQLDAARIEPEGLSVHTPDLDDVFLSLTGHTTTTKEPAR encoded by the coding sequence ATGACTGCGACGACCCGCAGACCGGCGATCTCGGTAACCGGTCTCCACAAATCATTCGGCGAACACATCGTGCTCGACGGCATCGACCTCACGATCGGCGAAGGCACGATCTTCTCGCTGCTCGGCCCCAACGGAGCGGGCAAGACCACAACCGTGCAAATCCTCTCCACACTGATCCAGGCGGACAGCGGTGTCATTCAGATCGATGGCCACGACCTCGCCAGCGAACGCCACTCCGTCCGTGCGGCGATCGGCGTGACGGGCCAGTTCTCGGCAGTTGACGAGCTCCTTACGGGCCGGGAAAACCTGATCCTGATGGGCGATCTGCACCACCTTGCGAGACGGGAAAGCCGCCGCCTCGCCGACGAACTGCTGGAGCGATTCAGCCTCACCGAGGCCGGGAACCGCGTGGCCAGCTCCTACTCAGGAGGCATGACCAGGCGGCTCGATCTCGCAATGACGCTGGTGGGAGATCCTCGGATCATTTTTCTCGATGAGCCCACAACCGGCCTGGATCCGCGCAGCCGCCGCACGATGTGGGAGATCATCCGCGGACTCGTCGCGACCGGAGTCACCATCTTCCTCACCACCCAGTACCTAGAGGAAGCGGACCAGCTGGCTGATCGCATCGCGGTGCTTGACCAGGGAAAGATCGTCGCAGAGGGCACACCAGCTGAGCTCAAACGGCTCGTGCCAGGTGGACATATCCGGCTGCAATTCACGGACCGTGCCGGACTCGAGGCTGCCGCCAGTCTCCTCAACACCGGCGCCCGGGACGACGAGAAGTTATCCCTCGCTGTTCCGAGCGACGGCGGAGTCCGGTCATTGCGCTCGGTGCTCGACCAACTCGACGCCGCACGCATCGAGCCGGAGGGCCTGTCCGTTCACACACCCGACCTCGACGACGTCTTCCTGTCCCTCACGGGCCACACCACGACAACTAAGGAACCCGCACGATGA
- a CDS encoding ABC transporter permease, whose amino-acid sequence MSTLTYPLADSATMLRRNLVHAKRYPSMTFSLIVMPIILLLVFNYVFGGALGIAVGGSDSAYIDYLTPGMMLLIPAYVTVGVAVSIATDATKGIVNRFRTMAITQSSILAGHVIGTLIQALLGVAAMVGVALLIGFRPTATAVEWAAAFGLIALLVIALTWLAVAMGLLAANPESASNMPFPLVMLPFLGSGLVPTETMPAGMRHFAEHQPFTPLTETLRGLLMGTEIGSSGPIALAWCLGIGVVGYFWSMAIFRRQTR is encoded by the coding sequence ATGAGCACACTGACCTACCCACTCGCTGACTCGGCGACCATGCTGCGCCGCAACCTGGTTCACGCCAAACGGTATCCGAGCATGACGTTCAGTCTCATCGTCATGCCAATCATTCTCCTCCTGGTCTTCAACTATGTCTTCGGCGGTGCGCTCGGTATCGCTGTCGGAGGCAGTGACAGCGCGTACATTGACTACCTCACGCCTGGCATGATGCTGCTGATACCCGCTTATGTCACGGTAGGAGTGGCAGTCTCCATCGCCACCGACGCGACGAAGGGGATCGTCAACCGGTTCCGTACGATGGCGATCACACAATCGTCGATACTCGCGGGCCACGTCATCGGGACACTGATACAGGCACTCCTCGGAGTTGCCGCGATGGTCGGTGTCGCGTTGCTCATCGGTTTCCGCCCAACCGCTACCGCCGTGGAATGGGCCGCCGCATTCGGACTGATCGCACTGTTGGTAATCGCCCTGACCTGGCTGGCCGTCGCGATGGGATTGCTCGCCGCCAATCCAGAAAGCGCCAGCAACATGCCGTTTCCGCTAGTGATGCTGCCGTTCCTCGGCAGCGGCCTAGTGCCGACCGAGACAATGCCGGCCGGCATGCGGCACTTCGCCGAGCACCAGCCGTTCACGCCACTCACAGAGACGCTGCGCGGTCTGCTAATGGGCACGGAAATCGGTAGCAGTGGGCCCATCGCATTAGCTTGGTGCCTCGGAATCGGAGTAGTTGGGTATTTCTGGTCGATGGCGATCTTCCGGCGCCAGACGCGCTAG
- a CDS encoding helix-turn-helix transcriptional regulator, giving the protein MSELSQFLKDHIPHGWGVRKLSEMAEAHGLPLSIATISLYLSSKHGKPTHRTLRAFSRLLGIPLKQLHKAAHLPPPRDDYLWTPPREVWQLTKQQGEAVSTFIKAIVEHPSGTLPADITGTRQALPVRPDYLVIKEILGQ; this is encoded by the coding sequence ATGAGTGAGCTGTCGCAGTTCTTGAAGGACCACATCCCGCACGGCTGGGGAGTCCGGAAGCTCTCGGAAATGGCTGAAGCCCATGGACTGCCACTTTCGATCGCTACCATTTCGCTGTATCTCAGCTCAAAGCACGGGAAGCCCACTCACCGCACTCTCCGGGCGTTCTCACGCCTGCTGGGCATCCCGCTGAAGCAGTTGCACAAGGCAGCCCACCTTCCGCCGCCACGCGATGATTACCTCTGGACTCCGCCGAGGGAAGTGTGGCAGTTGACCAAACAGCAAGGGGAAGCCGTCAGCACCTTCATCAAAGCGATTGTGGAACATCCCAGCGGCACACTGCCCGCCGATATCACTGGTACCCGTCAAGCACTTCCCGTCCGGCCCGACTATCTCGTGATCAAGGAGATACTGGGGCAGTAA
- a CDS encoding acetoacetate--CoA ligase yields MSTSESQELWTPAPGDIEFAQVTEFTRFAGRFGAPSGDYDALWSWSVADVGRFWEVVWDYFGVGERRGPALTDDRMPGARWFPEARLNYADVVLRAGRGDQVAMLDLAEDEPTREVTWQRLRFEVASLAQSLRDAGVGRGDRVVGYLPNIPEAIVGLLATASIGAVWAGCGQDYSPPAAVTRLGQLEPKVLIAADGYRYGGKAHDKREAVNEVADALPSVSMTILVQRLGLDVPEGMEAWDAVTSSPAELTAEPVEFDHPLWVVFSSGTTGLPKGIVHGHGGVVLEHAKHLSLHLDLGPDDRFFWFTSPSWMMWNFLVAGLIVGSVIVTYDGSPAHPGADGLWKLAADNAVTFLGTSPGYVLACSKAGVVPRDSYDLSVLRSVGITGATLPASSAQWLADNVGAQKQICSISGGTDVVSAFVGPVRTVPVWAGEISRPCLGVALDAFDGAGKSARGDVGELVITQPMPSMPVSFWNDPSGEKYRDAYFSDFPGVWRHGDWITITERGSIEMHGRSDSTLNRHGIRMGSADIYQAVEQVEEVTEALVLGIELPDGGYWMPLFVELADGVELTEELVSKIRTVIRDELSPRHVPDEVIAAPGIPHTRTGKKLEVPLKKILQGADPAKAVDRSAIDSPDLLDWYATHKR; encoded by the coding sequence GTGAGCACATCAGAGTCACAAGAACTGTGGACGCCCGCGCCCGGGGACATCGAGTTCGCGCAGGTCACTGAATTCACGAGGTTCGCTGGGCGGTTTGGGGCGCCATCCGGTGACTATGACGCCCTGTGGTCCTGGTCGGTGGCAGATGTAGGGCGGTTCTGGGAGGTCGTGTGGGACTACTTCGGTGTCGGTGAGCGCCGCGGCCCGGCATTGACCGACGACCGGATGCCCGGCGCCCGGTGGTTTCCGGAAGCGCGGCTGAACTATGCCGATGTGGTGCTGCGCGCCGGCCGGGGTGATCAGGTCGCGATGCTTGATCTCGCTGAGGATGAGCCCACACGGGAAGTGACCTGGCAGCGACTGCGGTTCGAGGTGGCGTCATTGGCGCAGTCCCTGCGCGACGCGGGAGTTGGCCGCGGTGATCGCGTAGTGGGGTATCTGCCGAATATCCCCGAAGCGATCGTGGGACTACTCGCGACTGCATCCATTGGCGCGGTGTGGGCCGGGTGCGGTCAGGACTACTCGCCGCCAGCGGCGGTGACGCGGCTGGGGCAACTGGAGCCGAAAGTGCTGATCGCGGCGGACGGTTACCGTTACGGCGGCAAGGCTCACGACAAACGCGAAGCAGTCAATGAGGTCGCGGACGCGCTGCCGTCAGTGAGTATGACGATTCTTGTCCAGCGGCTCGGCCTCGACGTTCCAGAGGGTATGGAGGCCTGGGATGCGGTGACGAGCAGCCCTGCGGAACTCACGGCGGAACCGGTGGAGTTTGATCACCCACTATGGGTGGTGTTCTCTTCGGGCACAACGGGTTTACCAAAGGGCATCGTGCACGGCCATGGTGGCGTGGTGCTCGAACATGCGAAACATCTTTCACTTCACCTCGATCTAGGTCCAGACGATAGGTTCTTCTGGTTCACGTCCCCGAGCTGGATGATGTGGAACTTTCTTGTTGCGGGCTTGATTGTTGGTTCGGTCATCGTCACGTATGACGGCAGCCCAGCTCATCCTGGAGCGGATGGTTTGTGGAAGCTGGCCGCCGACAACGCGGTGACATTCCTGGGGACGAGTCCGGGGTACGTGCTTGCGTGCAGCAAGGCGGGCGTCGTGCCGCGAGATTCGTACGACCTGTCAGTGCTGCGATCGGTGGGGATCACGGGGGCGACGCTGCCGGCGTCGTCGGCTCAGTGGCTGGCCGACAATGTGGGCGCGCAGAAACAGATCTGTTCGATCAGTGGCGGTACGGATGTGGTGTCGGCGTTTGTCGGCCCGGTCCGAACAGTGCCTGTGTGGGCAGGGGAGATTAGCAGGCCCTGCCTGGGCGTGGCGCTTGACGCGTTCGACGGTGCAGGCAAGTCGGCGCGAGGCGATGTCGGTGAGCTGGTGATTACCCAGCCGATGCCGTCGATGCCGGTGTCATTCTGGAATGACCCCTCGGGGGAGAAGTACCGGGATGCGTATTTCTCGGACTTTCCTGGAGTATGGCGTCATGGCGACTGGATCACCATCACCGAGCGCGGATCGATCGAAATGCATGGGCGTAGCGATTCGACGCTGAACAGGCACGGAATCCGGATGGGCAGCGCGGACATTTACCAAGCCGTGGAACAGGTTGAGGAGGTAACCGAAGCACTAGTGCTCGGCATCGAGCTACCTGACGGCGGATACTGGATGCCGCTGTTCGTTGAGTTGGCCGACGGGGTAGAACTGACCGAGGAGCTCGTTTCGAAGATCCGGACGGTGATCCGCGACGAGCTTTCACCGCGACACGTTCCCGACGAAGTAATCGCCGCGCCGGGCATTCCGCACACCCGCACCGGCAAGAAGCTGGAAGTCCCGCTGAAGAAAATCCTCCAGGGTGCGGACCCGGCAAAAGCCGTCGATCGCAGCGCCATCGACTCTCCGGACCTGCTCGACTGGTACGCAACACATAAACGGTGA
- a CDS encoding HpcH/HpaI aldolase/citrate lyase family protein: protein MTSLKYGPAWLFCPADRPERFAKAAKAADIVILDLEDGVAPADKPAAREALIGTPLDPERTVVRINPHDTEDHALDCETLAKTGYHAIMLAKCEAPAQLRDLFDYEVFGLIETPLGAVRVADIAQTPNLRGLMWGAEDLIAGMGGQSSRRTDGTYRDVARHVRSSVLLAATAFGRLALDAVYIDIRDIDGLRDEAIDAVATGFDAKVAIHPSQVAVVREAFTPAPEEVDWARRVLTQAERERGVFAFEGRMVDAPVLRHAEAVVARAEAARQEGPK, encoded by the coding sequence ATGACGTCATTGAAGTACGGCCCGGCCTGGTTGTTCTGTCCGGCTGACAGGCCCGAGCGATTCGCTAAGGCCGCTAAAGCCGCTGACATTGTCATCCTTGATCTCGAGGACGGCGTCGCGCCCGCGGACAAGCCTGCCGCGCGCGAGGCTTTGATCGGCACACCGCTCGATCCGGAGAGAACCGTGGTGCGCATCAATCCGCACGACACGGAAGACCATGCGCTCGATTGTGAAACTCTTGCCAAGACGGGTTATCACGCCATTATGCTCGCGAAATGTGAAGCGCCAGCACAGCTCCGTGACCTCTTCGACTATGAGGTCTTCGGATTGATCGAGACTCCACTTGGTGCGGTACGCGTGGCCGATATTGCCCAGACGCCGAACTTGCGTGGATTGATGTGGGGTGCAGAGGACCTCATTGCGGGTATGGGTGGGCAATCCAGCCGTCGCACGGATGGGACCTACCGCGATGTAGCTCGCCACGTGCGCTCCTCAGTCCTCCTTGCGGCGACGGCGTTCGGCCGCTTAGCTCTCGACGCCGTGTACATCGACATCCGCGACATCGACGGACTTCGTGACGAAGCGATTGATGCTGTGGCAACCGGTTTCGACGCGAAAGTGGCCATCCACCCATCGCAGGTCGCCGTGGTTCGAGAGGCGTTCACTCCCGCGCCAGAAGAAGTCGACTGGGCGCGCCGCGTACTCACCCAGGCGGAACGTGAACGCGGCGTATTCGCGTTCGAAGGGCGAATGGTGGACGCGCCGGTGCTGCGTCATGCGGAAGCAGTCGTTGCACGCGCGGAAGCAGCACGGCAGGAGGGGCCGAAGTGA
- a CDS encoding MaoC family dehydratase gives MNQQAPRRIVQRGLWFEEFEVGAVYEHRPGRTITEADNVLFTTLTMNTQALHLDAAWSETQKPFEQRLVNSMFTLSTLVGLSVAQLTQGTIVANLGFSDISFPKPVFHGDTLYAETLILDKRASNSRPGEGVITFEHTGRNQHGDEIAKAVRKTLVRMAPHG, from the coding sequence ATGAACCAGCAGGCGCCGCGCCGGATTGTTCAGCGGGGTCTGTGGTTCGAAGAGTTCGAGGTCGGTGCGGTTTACGAGCACCGTCCCGGCAGGACGATCACCGAAGCTGACAACGTGCTCTTCACCACCCTCACGATGAACACTCAGGCCCTTCACCTCGACGCAGCCTGGAGCGAAACCCAGAAGCCGTTCGAGCAGCGACTGGTGAACTCGATGTTCACACTGTCGACGCTGGTAGGCCTTTCCGTAGCCCAGCTCACCCAGGGCACCATCGTCGCGAATCTTGGATTCTCGGACATCAGCTTTCCGAAACCAGTTTTCCATGGCGACACCCTGTACGCGGAAACACTGATTCTGGATAAGCGCGCCTCGAACAGCCGTCCCGGCGAAGGTGTCATCACCTTCGAACACACAGGGCGTAACCAGCACGGAGATGAGATTGCCAAGGCGGTGCGCAAAACCCTGGTGCGGATGGCACCTCATGGCTGA